CTAGCAACATGCATTAATAATGGTGTCTTTCAGACTAGAACCATTAGTTAGTGAAGATTTTCTAAATTATTGACTGCTTAGTGAATAAATCTTGAACTAAATGATTCATTGAATGAAGTATAAAAATACTCCATGCATTATTATTTTCTGgtgaaaataaaaattctttgaCATCTTACGGTCATGTGTCTTGAATCCCTTTAGTTAAGTTCTTTGAGATTTTCCTGTTAAATTTGTATTGAAGCCTCCACTTTGCACTTAATGCGGTGAATTTATCAAGAGTAACTTTGTATACTATGACCAAAGAGTCTATAAATttcattaagagaaattaatcCCCAAAGTATCGataaatctatcaagagtgttccTACACACTCCAATCGAAATCGGTGCATAGACTttttaagagaatataatctcaTCTTCCTCTTTATTAGGAATACTTTTAAATCTATTAAGAGTGTTATTATTTACTCCAATCGAGatcaattttatagatttattaaGAGAAAAGAATCTCAACTTATGTACATCTACTCACTCTCTAGcgattttttttattgatttactTAAAAATTGTAACTTTACATGTTTTTCCCTTTGAACTCAAGATTACATCATTAGGTAGGGTTACCATAAGTACAATTAATTTTCAACAGGTTTTATTTCCATCCCATCACAAGTTTGTACCACTAATTTCTTGTCTAATCCTTTAGACAAAGAATATGCAAAATTGAGTCTGGACTGCACGTATTGAAGCGATATTATGCAATCCTTAAATAATCTTCTCACATGATTGTCTTTAAGACGAACTTGTCTTACTTTCTATTGAAACAAACACTTAAAGTCCAAAATATAACAGCTTTGCTATCACGATAGATAGTCAAAGATGATACTGGCTTATCCCATAATGGAATATCTATCAGCATACTTCGCAGCAAATTATCTTTTTCCCCAATTGAAGACATAACAATAAATTCTGACtccataattaagtaaataatacatgTCAGCTTCTTTAATTTCCAAGATATTACTTCTCTAACCAAAGTGAAAATCCAAATAGtaatagatttagagtcattCAGATCAAAATTTCAAGTAGCATCACTGTAGCCTTCAAGAACTGCTGAAAAGGTAGAATAATGCAGGCCAACATTAATTATACCCTTCAGAAACCTTAAAGAACAAATTAAAGCATTTCGATGTTCAACTCTAGGGCTAACAGTAAACTTGCAAAAAGTTTCTACTGCATAACTAATATCTAGCTTGGTATAATATATGGCATATATAAGGCCCTCAACAATTTAAGAATATATCAATTGATTAAGAATATCATCAGAATTTTGCATTAGTTTGATGCTAGGATGAAATAGTGTAGGAACATGTTGTTAAAGTTGTACAACATTTGCGTTGTTTTAATTTGACCAAGTTTGCAGTAGGCTATCTTTTAGCTTTAGTTGTTAGCTTGTTATTTTAAGTACGTTATTGTTTTCTAGGTATTTAGAGTTGTAGATAGCTGGTCCTAAAGTTTAGGAGAGTTTGGTTAGTGCTTTATTAGTGGTTTAGTAGGATTGTAAGTCAATGtaatttgcaattttttttatttaaagggTCATCAATAGGGAATAAAATAGTTATCGAGATTTCTCTGCAAAATATATCTTTCTCTTACGACTATAACTCTTTTTTATTAAACGTATTCCTTCTTTAAATTCTTCATTTGGTATCAAGGGAAAGGTTGTTCTTTGGGAAATCCCTTACTGTAGCATTTTGAGATTTTTACTGTTGACATAATGACAGATCTACAAGTTATCGGCGGAATGAAAAAGATCAACAATAGCAACTACAGTACATGGTCTACTTGCATAATGGCTTATATGCAAGGGCAAGATCTATGGAAGGTTGTGAACGGCAGTGATGTGACACAACCAGAAGTAGAAGATGCACATAACATATTGCGGAAGTGGAAGAAAAAAGCGGGAAATGCtatgtttgctttgaagataACAACTGAAGAAGATGTGTTAGAGCACATATGAGATGCCACAAAGCAGGCTTGGGATACATTCGCTAAGctattttaaagaaaaactatACGAGTCTCTACTTCTTAGAGAGCGAATTACTCTAGATAGGACAACACAACATGACAATTGAACAATACTTTCATAAGGTGAAGATGTTATGTCGAGAGATTTCAGAGTTAGATCCACAAGCTCCAATTGGAGATACAAGGATAAAGTGGATTATCATCCATGGTATAAAGCCTAAATATAAAGGCTTTATTATTGCTGTACAAGGATGGCAAAATCAGCCATCACTTGTGAAATTTGAGAATTTACTAGTAGGTCAGGAAGTCTTGGCTAAGCAAATGGGAGGAGCTTCACTGAAGGTTCAAGATGAAGAACTCTATGTCAATATAAGAAGCTGGAAATTCAAGAAGAATGGTGCCAGTGGACCTAAGAAGAACAACAATGAGGTGGAAGGTCGTCAAGGTAAAGGGAGCACTCGTGGAGGCAGTGGTTGGAATAATCAAAGTCATAGCAAAAAGTTTGAAGAAAAATGCTACAATTGTGAGAAGATGGGGCATATGGCTAGAGATTGCAggtcaaagaaaaaaattgtggAAAGTAATGCTGCCACTTTGTAAGTTAAAGAGGAATGGGATGTTGAAGCATTCTTTGTTGTAGAATAAGAGGAGTTAGCTCTTACAGTAACAACCTCTAAACAAATTGACTATGTGAAGGATTGGATTTTTGATTCTGGTTGCTTAAATCATATAACATGTGACATAGATAAGTTGCAAAATTTATCCATATATAAAAGGAATCGTGAGGTGGTGACAATCGATGACACAAAATTACCGATATCTCACATTGGTAAGGCTGTAGTGTCTCTAC
The Capsicum annuum cultivar UCD-10X-F1 chromosome 6, UCD10Xv1.1, whole genome shotgun sequence DNA segment above includes these coding regions:
- the LOC107874173 gene encoding uncharacterized protein LOC107874173; this encodes MTIEQYFHKVKMLCREISELDPQAPIGDTRIKWIIIHGIKPKYKGFIIAVQGWQNQPSLVKFENLLVGQEVLAKQMGGASLKVQDEELYVNIRSWKFKKNGASGPKKNNNEVEGRQGKGSTRGGSGWNNQSHSKKFEEKCYNCEKMGHMARDCRSKKKIVENKLQNLSIYKRNREVVTIDDTKLPISHIGKAVVSLQNCIDLMSLQNVYHVPCMKKNLLSVLQLTSSGFFVLFGLNDVRLYQHLEIKEDPMMKGPRLNFICVISAEISYVDKVRKNDTADLWNVRLSHVNYSKLSVMMEKSMLKGLPKVPVRTDVICVGYQYGKAHQFPYEESNYKAKEPLKLIHSDVFRPVKQASVS